In Anolis carolinensis isolate JA03-04 unplaced genomic scaffold, rAnoCar3.1.pri scaffold_14, whole genome shotgun sequence, the following proteins share a genomic window:
- the LOC107983352 gene encoding uncharacterized protein LOC107983352, translating to MASHNEFQSKQKHSLPPALCKKAPEPTPCPPQEDAPPPEVHQCKQTISFPPAMWPHKTPSPQEKPPCKESPVVAAPNPCSPQPEPCKHPSIVTVPTPCPDPVPEKKSPCKEKPTEIVPIPCCPKDSPSPQEKPHCKEAPAHVGPTPCSQQKSPSKESPCCPQPEAVPCPQQKQPCKETPVESEPTPCPQHKPPTKDSPCCPPPEPVPCAQEKKPCKETPVEVVPTPCPQQKQPLKESPCCQSPEPASCAQEKQPCKEPPVHIVPTPCSQQKSPSKESPCCPQAEPVPCAQEKQPCKEPPVHTVPTPCPQQKQPPKESPCCPTPEPAPCAQEKQPCKVPPVHIEPVPCPQQKQPCKETPAEVVPTPCPQEKPPTKDSPCCPPPEPVPCAQEKQPCKETPVEAVPTPCPQQKSPSKESPCCPQAEPVPCPQQKKPCKDTPIVTIPTPCPDPVPGPEKKSPCREPPKEVVPTPCCSKPIPSPEEKPHCKEPPAHIVPTPCAQQKKLPKESPCCPTSEPAPCAQEKQPCKVPPVHIAPTPCPQQKPPAKESPCCSQPEEEPPCKQPPKTTVPTPCPEKRSSCKEPTPTAPSTKCPPPIEQHQKKQPCYWPHHK from the coding sequence atggcTTCACACAATGAGTTCCAGAGCAAGCAAAAACATAGCTTGCCACCTGCATTGTGCAAGAAAGCTCCAGAGCCAACACCATGCCCACCTCAAGAGGATGCACCACCTCCAGAAGTCCACCAGTGCAAGCAGACCATCTCTTTTCCTCCGGCGATGTGGCCTCATAAAACTCCAAGTCCTCAGGAGAAGCCACCATGCAAAGAGTCTCCAGTAGTGGCTGCCCCAAACCCATGCAGTCCACAACCAGAACCATGCAAGCATCCATCAATAGTGACCGTTCCAACTCCATGTCCAGATCCAGTACCTGAAAAGAAGTCTCCATGCAAGGAAAAACCAACAGAGATTGTCCCGATTCCATGCTGCCCAAAGGATTCTCCATCTCCTCAAGAGAAGCCACACTGCAAGGAAGCACCAGCACATGTTGGGCCAACTCCATGTTCTCAACAGAAATCACCATCCAAGGAGTCTCCATGCTGTCCACAACCAGAGGCAGTTCCTTGCCCTCAACAGAAGCAACCATGTAAGGAGACACCAGTAGAGTCTGAGCCAACTCCATGTCCTCAACATAAACCACCAACCAAGGACTCTCCTTGCTGCCCACCACCAGAGCCAGTTCCTTGTGCTCAGGAGAAGAAGCCATGCAAGGAGACACCAGTAGAGGTTGTGCCAACTCCATGCCCTCAACAGAAACAACCACTCAAAGAGTCTCCATGTTGTCAATCCCCAGAGCCAGCTTCTTGTGCTCAAGAAAAGCAGCCATGTAAGGAGCCTCCAGTACATATTGTGCCAACTCCATGTTCTCAACAGAAATCACCATCCAAGGAGTCTCCATGCTGTCCACAAGCAGAGCCAGTTCCTTGTGCTCAAGAAAAGCAGCCATGTAAGGAGCCACCAGTACACACTGTGCCAACTCCATGTCCTCAACAGAAACAACCACCCAAGGAGTCTCCATGTTGTCCAACCCCAGAGCCAGCTCCTTGTGCTCAAGAGAAGCAGCCATGTAAGGTGCCACCAGTACACATTGAGCCAGTTCCTTGCCCACAACAGAAGCAGCCATGCAAGGAGACACCAGCAGAGGTTGTGCCAACTCCATGTCCTCAAGAGAAACCACCAACCAAGGATTCTCCGTGCTGCCCACCACCAGAGCCAGTTCCTTGTGCTCAGGAGAAGCAACCGTGCAAGGAGACACCAGTAGAGGCTGTGCCAACTCCGTGTCCTCAACAGAAATCACCATCCAAGGAGTCTCCATGCTGCCCACAAGCAGAACCAGTTCCTTGTCCTCAGCAGAAGAAGCCATGCAAGGATACACCAATCGTGACCATTCCAACTCCATGTCCAGATCCAGTACCAGGTCCTGAAAAGAAGTCTCCATGCAGAGAACCACCCAAAGAGGTTGTCCCAACGCCATGCTGCTCAAAACCAATTCCGAGTCCTGAAGAGAAGCCACATTGTAAGGAACCACCAGCACACATTGTGCCAACTCCATGTGCTCAACAGAAGAAACTACCCAAAGAGTCTCCATGCTGTCCAACCTCAGAGCCTGCTCCTTGTGCTCAGGAGAAGCAGCCATGTAAGGTGCCACCAGTACACATTGCACCAACTCCATGTCCTCAGCAGAAGCCACCAGCCAAGGAGTCTCCATGCTGTTCACAACCAGAGGAGGAACCCCCGTGCAAGCAACCCCCCAAAACCACTGTTCCAACCCCATGCCCAGAAAAAAGGTCTTCCTGCAAGGAGCCAACTCCAACTGCACCTTCAACCAAATGTCCACCTCCTATTGAACAGCACCAAAAGAAGCAGCCTTGCTATTGGCCACACCACAAGTAA